In a genomic window of Rhopalosiphum maidis isolate BTI-1 chromosome 4, ASM367621v3, whole genome shotgun sequence:
- the LOC113558179 gene encoding uncharacterized protein LOC113558179: MTDYAQEFMEMTEAAKTMIPLMRDMDDRAIVDKWITRAKTLQSKDVNVLKHRNNFLKYFMGVIKRTIAETGQSPACCMWGKPEPGPFDKQLPPPKPLPYQCHWTPDKRTYVAIQPLPNRGAMVYMAVAEKPELGWEFPKKSQ, encoded by the exons atgacagaCTACGCTCAAGAATTTATGGAAATGACAGAAGCTGCTAAAACTATGATACCGTTGATGCGAGATATGgatg ACAGGGCCATAGTCGATAAGTGGATCACTAGAGCGAAGACTCTGCAAAGCAAGGATGTGAACGTGTTGAAACAtcggaataattttttgaaatatttcatggGAGTCATCAAACGGACGATCGCCGAAACAGGGCAGTCACCGGCGTGCTGTATGTGGGGA aaacctGAGCCCGGACCTTTCGATAAGCAGTTGCCTCCGCCTAAACCTCTCCCATATCAGTGCCACTGGACCCCGGACAAACGAACTTACGTAGCCATCCAACCTCTGCCAAATCGAGGGGCTATGGTGTACATGGCTGTGGCCGAGAAACCTGAACTTGGTTGGGAATTCCCCAAGAAATCACAATGA